A window from Capricornis sumatraensis isolate serow.1 chromosome 5, serow.2, whole genome shotgun sequence encodes these proteins:
- the CDCA7L gene encoding cell division cycle-associated 7-like protein isoform X3, with translation MALATRSQIPKEVADIFNAPSDDEEFVGFRDDVPMETLSSEESCDSFDSLESGKQLVESDLSDGGKASFESGEEDDDEENETAQRSRPRSSSIGLRVAFQFPTKKLAKSADKNGSAEPLFPGSRLQDNKKVILGRKTSCRQEKEREDSASESEDGSREEGQESSDALLKRTMNIKENKAMLAQLLAELNSMPDFFPVRTPNSASRKKTARRAFSEGQVTRRTNPARSARPPEKFALENFTVSAAKFAEEFYSFRRRKTGKYQGHRRRRCVSSFRPVEDITEEDLENVAITVRDKIYDKVLGNTCHQCRQKTIDTKTVCRNQSCGGVRGQFCGPCLRNRYGEDVRSALLDPDWVCPPCRGICNCSYCRKRDGRCATGILIHLAKFYGYNNVKEYLESLQKQLVEDN, from the exons ATCCCTAAGGAAGTGGCTGACATCTTTAACGCCCCCAGTGATGATGAAGAGTTCGTTGGTTTCCGAGATGATGTTCCCATGGAAACCCTCTCATCCGAGGAGAGCTGTGATAGTTTTGACTCACTGGAGTCAGGGAAGCAG CTTGTGGAGTCAGATTTGAGTGACGGCGGTAAAGCATCTTTCGAGAGTGGGGAAGAAGATgatgatgaagaaaatgagacagCTCAAAGAAGCAGGCCTAGAAGCAGCAGTATTGGTCTTCGAGTAGCCTTTCAGTTCCCCACCAAGAAACTGGCAAAAAGCGCTGATAAGAACGGTTCTGCAGAGCCCCTGTTTCCTGGGTCACGTTTACAGGACAATAAAAAAGTGATTCTTGGAAGGAAGACGAGCTGCAggcaggagaaggaaagggaggacTCTGCCTCTGAGTCTGAGGACGGCTCCCGGGAGGAGGGCCAGGAGAGCTCGGATGCTCTGCTGAAGAGGACCATGAACATCAAGGAGAACAAGGCCATG CTTGCTCAGTTATTGGCGGAATTGAACTCGATGCCTGATTTCTTCCCGGTTCGAACCCCGAACTCAGCTTCT AGGAAGAAGACCGCGAGGCGGGCCTTCTCAGAGGGACAGGTCACACGGCGGACCAACCCGGCCCGGAGCGCGCGGCCCCCCGAGAAGTTCGCCCTGGAAAACTTCACTGTGTCGGCCGCCAAGTTCGCAGAAGAGTTCTACAGTTTCAGAAGAAGGAAGACA GGGAAATACCAGGGGCACCGCCGACGTCGCTGTGTGTCTTCTTTTCGGCCGGTGGAGGACATCACCGAAGAGGACTTGGAGAATGTGGCCATCACTGTTCGGGATAAAATCTATGATAAAGTTCTG GGTAACACTTGCCATCAGTGTCGGCAGAAGACCATCGACACCAAGACAGTGTGCCGGAACCAGAGCTGCGGTGGCGTGCGAGGGCAGTTCTGCGGGCCGTGCCTGCGGAATCGCTACGGGGAGGACGTGAGGTCGGCGCTGCTGGACCCG GACTGGGTGTGCCCTCCCTGCCGGGGCATTTGCAACTGCAGTTATTGCCGGAAGCGCGACGGCCGTTGTGCCACAGGCATCCTCATTCACCTGGCCAAGTTTTACGGTTATAACAACGTGAAGGAGTACCTGGAGAG CTTACAAAAGCAGCTCGTGGAAGACAATTAA
- the CDCA7L gene encoding cell division cycle-associated 7-like protein isoform X2, with protein MALATRSQIPKEVADIFNAPSDDEEFVGFRDDVPMETLSSEESCDSFDSLESGKQDVRFHSKYFTEELRRIFIEDTDSEMEDFEGFTQTDLNVNSNPELVESDLSDGGKASFESGEEDDDEENETAQRSRPRSSSIGLRVAFQFPTKKLAKSADKNGSAEPLFPGSRLQDNKKVILGRKTSCRQEKEREDSASESEDGSREEGQESSDALLKRTMNIKENKAMLAQLLAELNSMPDFFPVRTPNSASRKKTARRAFSEGQVTRRTNPARSARPPEKFALENFTVSAAKFAEEFYSFRRRKTGKYQGHRRRRCVSSFRPVEDITEEDLENVAITVRDKIYDKVLGNTCHQCRQKTIDTKTVCRNQSCGGVRGQFCGPCLRNRYGEDVRSALLDPDWVCPPCRGICNCSYCRKRDGRCATGILIHLAKFYGYNNVKEYLESLQKQLVEDN; from the exons ATCCCTAAGGAAGTGGCTGACATCTTTAACGCCCCCAGTGATGATGAAGAGTTCGTTGGTTTCCGAGATGATGTTCCCATGGAAACCCTCTCATCCGAGGAGAGCTGTGATAGTTTTGACTCACTGGAGTCAGGGAAGCAG GATGTGCGTTTCCATTCCAAATACTTCACAGAAGAGCTCAGAAGAATTTTTATAGAGGACACTGACTCAGAGATGGAAGATTTTGAAGGATTTACGCAGACTGATCTCAATGTTAATAGTAACCCAGAG CTTGTGGAGTCAGATTTGAGTGACGGCGGTAAAGCATCTTTCGAGAGTGGGGAAGAAGATgatgatgaagaaaatgagacagCTCAAAGAAGCAGGCCTAGAAGCAGCAGTATTGGTCTTCGAGTAGCCTTTCAGTTCCCCACCAAGAAACTGGCAAAAAGCGCTGATAAGAACGGTTCTGCAGAGCCCCTGTTTCCTGGGTCACGTTTACAGGACAATAAAAAAGTGATTCTTGGAAGGAAGACGAGCTGCAggcaggagaaggaaagggaggacTCTGCCTCTGAGTCTGAGGACGGCTCCCGGGAGGAGGGCCAGGAGAGCTCGGATGCTCTGCTGAAGAGGACCATGAACATCAAGGAGAACAAGGCCATG CTTGCTCAGTTATTGGCGGAATTGAACTCGATGCCTGATTTCTTCCCGGTTCGAACCCCGAACTCAGCTTCT AGGAAGAAGACCGCGAGGCGGGCCTTCTCAGAGGGACAGGTCACACGGCGGACCAACCCGGCCCGGAGCGCGCGGCCCCCCGAGAAGTTCGCCCTGGAAAACTTCACTGTGTCGGCCGCCAAGTTCGCAGAAGAGTTCTACAGTTTCAGAAGAAGGAAGACA GGGAAATACCAGGGGCACCGCCGACGTCGCTGTGTGTCTTCTTTTCGGCCGGTGGAGGACATCACCGAAGAGGACTTGGAGAATGTGGCCATCACTGTTCGGGATAAAATCTATGATAAAGTTCTG GGTAACACTTGCCATCAGTGTCGGCAGAAGACCATCGACACCAAGACAGTGTGCCGGAACCAGAGCTGCGGTGGCGTGCGAGGGCAGTTCTGCGGGCCGTGCCTGCGGAATCGCTACGGGGAGGACGTGAGGTCGGCGCTGCTGGACCCG GACTGGGTGTGCCCTCCCTGCCGGGGCATTTGCAACTGCAGTTATTGCCGGAAGCGCGACGGCCGTTGTGCCACAGGCATCCTCATTCACCTGGCCAAGTTTTACGGTTATAACAACGTGAAGGAGTACCTGGAGAG CTTACAAAAGCAGCTCGTGGAAGACAATTAA
- the CDCA7L gene encoding cell division cycle-associated 7-like protein isoform X1 yields MALATRSQIPKEVADIFNAPSDDEEFVGFRDDVPMETLSSEESCDSFDSLESGKQQDVRFHSKYFTEELRRIFIEDTDSEMEDFEGFTQTDLNVNSNPELVESDLSDGGKASFESGEEDDDEENETAQRSRPRSSSIGLRVAFQFPTKKLAKSADKNGSAEPLFPGSRLQDNKKVILGRKTSCRQEKEREDSASESEDGSREEGQESSDALLKRTMNIKENKAMLAQLLAELNSMPDFFPVRTPNSASRKKTARRAFSEGQVTRRTNPARSARPPEKFALENFTVSAAKFAEEFYSFRRRKTGKYQGHRRRRCVSSFRPVEDITEEDLENVAITVRDKIYDKVLGNTCHQCRQKTIDTKTVCRNQSCGGVRGQFCGPCLRNRYGEDVRSALLDPDWVCPPCRGICNCSYCRKRDGRCATGILIHLAKFYGYNNVKEYLESLQKQLVEDN; encoded by the exons ATCCCTAAGGAAGTGGCTGACATCTTTAACGCCCCCAGTGATGATGAAGAGTTCGTTGGTTTCCGAGATGATGTTCCCATGGAAACCCTCTCATCCGAGGAGAGCTGTGATAGTTTTGACTCACTGGAGTCAGGGAAGCAG CAGGATGTGCGTTTCCATTCCAAATACTTCACAGAAGAGCTCAGAAGAATTTTTATAGAGGACACTGACTCAGAGATGGAAGATTTTGAAGGATTTACGCAGACTGATCTCAATGTTAATAGTAACCCAGAG CTTGTGGAGTCAGATTTGAGTGACGGCGGTAAAGCATCTTTCGAGAGTGGGGAAGAAGATgatgatgaagaaaatgagacagCTCAAAGAAGCAGGCCTAGAAGCAGCAGTATTGGTCTTCGAGTAGCCTTTCAGTTCCCCACCAAGAAACTGGCAAAAAGCGCTGATAAGAACGGTTCTGCAGAGCCCCTGTTTCCTGGGTCACGTTTACAGGACAATAAAAAAGTGATTCTTGGAAGGAAGACGAGCTGCAggcaggagaaggaaagggaggacTCTGCCTCTGAGTCTGAGGACGGCTCCCGGGAGGAGGGCCAGGAGAGCTCGGATGCTCTGCTGAAGAGGACCATGAACATCAAGGAGAACAAGGCCATG CTTGCTCAGTTATTGGCGGAATTGAACTCGATGCCTGATTTCTTCCCGGTTCGAACCCCGAACTCAGCTTCT AGGAAGAAGACCGCGAGGCGGGCCTTCTCAGAGGGACAGGTCACACGGCGGACCAACCCGGCCCGGAGCGCGCGGCCCCCCGAGAAGTTCGCCCTGGAAAACTTCACTGTGTCGGCCGCCAAGTTCGCAGAAGAGTTCTACAGTTTCAGAAGAAGGAAGACA GGGAAATACCAGGGGCACCGCCGACGTCGCTGTGTGTCTTCTTTTCGGCCGGTGGAGGACATCACCGAAGAGGACTTGGAGAATGTGGCCATCACTGTTCGGGATAAAATCTATGATAAAGTTCTG GGTAACACTTGCCATCAGTGTCGGCAGAAGACCATCGACACCAAGACAGTGTGCCGGAACCAGAGCTGCGGTGGCGTGCGAGGGCAGTTCTGCGGGCCGTGCCTGCGGAATCGCTACGGGGAGGACGTGAGGTCGGCGCTGCTGGACCCG GACTGGGTGTGCCCTCCCTGCCGGGGCATTTGCAACTGCAGTTATTGCCGGAAGCGCGACGGCCGTTGTGCCACAGGCATCCTCATTCACCTGGCCAAGTTTTACGGTTATAACAACGTGAAGGAGTACCTGGAGAG CTTACAAAAGCAGCTCGTGGAAGACAATTAA